The following is a genomic window from Desulfonatronum thiosulfatophilum.
AAATAAATAATTTCAACATGCTGCTTTCGTGGCATGAACCCTGCTTTGTTTCCTCCCAGGAGGAGATAATCATGGAGGTCATTTTGTTGATTGGCGCGGCCTTGGTGGTGATCGTGGCTTGCGAGAGCGGGCTGGGGTGGTGCACCGCGGTGCATGCTGAAGGAACCGTTGCTGAGGAGAGCTGTCGACCAATACGTATCTCGTCATGGCAGGCACTGGTCATGATCGGGCCGTTGTTCCTGGCGGGAAGCGGTTTGCCCTTGCTTTTCGTCTATCCCGTGCAGGCTGTTATTTGCCTAGGAATTGCCGCTTTGTTGCTGGGGCTGCGGAAAATCTGCCGTTGATGACCAGGAACCTCAAAATGGACATTTCGTTCTGGTATCCCCTGCAACTCACCCTGCGGGTGGCTTCCCTGGCTACGCTCTTCGCTCTGGTGTTCGAGGTGCTGCTGGCCTGTGTCATTCACCGGTTCCGATTTCCGGGCCGGGACGTACTGGATGCCGTGCTTACCTAGCCCATGGTCCTGCCCCCCAAGGTGTTGGGCTACTATCTGATCGTGTTGATGGGTGCATGGGGTGATCAGCCATTTGCTGGAGTCGACCTTAGGCATCACCCTGATGTTCACTTGGCAGGGGGCGGTGATTTCCGCGGCTGTGGTGGCTTTCCGTGGTCTTCAAGTCGGCCCGGGCCGGCCTGGAAGGGGTGGGCAAAAGTACGAGAATGCAGCCCGCACCCTGGGCTGTGGAGAATGTTGCAACATCTTGCGCCAAACATACATTCTTTTCATAAATCGAAATTGAAGGTTTCAAATGCAACTTGAACCGTTCAGGCTCGAACGCTACTTTTCGCAGCATGAATTTTCAGCTCCGTATCTGCTCTGTACCTCGGACTGCGAGAGCATGGAACTGCGGGATTTGCTGGCGCTGGAACCCGATGCTGGCGAGCGGTTCCTCTCGCTTTGGCTGGGCTACACGGAATCCCTCGGAAATCCAGAGCTGCGGCAAGTGATTGCCGCGATGTATGAGCGGGTCGCGGCCGACCAGGTGCTGGTGCACGCCGGGGCGGAAGAGGCGATCTTCAATTTCATGAACGTGGCTCTTCGTTCCGGCGACCATGTCATCGTGCACGCTCCCTATTACCAGTCCCTGGGCGAAGTGGCTCGCAGCATCGGCGCCGAGGTGTCGGAATGGCGGGGTGATCCGGCGCAGGCTTGGGAACTCGACCTTGAAGTATTCAAGGCTGCTCTTACACCGCGCACCAAGGCGGCAGTGATCAATTTCCCTCACAACCCCACCGGATTTCTGCCACGAATTGAGTTTGTCCGCGCACTCTCGGAACTTTCTGAACAGCACGGATTCATCATCTTTTCTGATGAAGTCTACCGGGGGCTGGAACTCGATCCGTCCCATCGCCTGCCGGCTTTTGCGGATTTGAACCACCGCGCCGTCTCTCTGGGAGTCATGTCCAAGACTTATGGACTTGCCGGGCTCAGGATTGGCTGGATCGCCACGCGCAACGAGCTTCTGTTTAACGAAATGGCTGCATTCAAGGATTACACGACCATCTGCAACAGCGCCCCAAGCGAGTTTCTGGCGGCCCTTGCATTGCGGAACGCCAAGTCGATTGTTGAACGGAACCTCGGGATAATCCGCAAGAACCTCGACCATCTGGATGCGTTTTTCGCACACCGTCCGGATCTGTTCACCTGGAATCGCCCGAAAGCGGGGTCGCTCGCCTTCCCCGCGCTGCTGAAGGGAGATGTCGAGAGGTTCTGCGCTGATCTGGTCGAGAAGGCAGGAATTCTGCTGCTGCCGGGAACGCTCTACGGCTCAGGAACAAATTGTTTCCGCATTGGTTTCGGACGCAAAAATGTTCCGCACGTTCTCCAGAGATTTGATGAGTATCTGAAGAAAGTGCCGAGCACCTAAATCGCCTCAATGCCCGTTTCCCCAGTGCGGATGCGGATCACGTCCTCCACGGGGAGGACAAAGATCTTGCCGTCTCCGATTTTACCGGTCTTCGCCGTTTCCTGAACAATCTGAATAACATCATTGGTCATGGAGTCGTCCACCACCACCTCGATCTTGATCTTGGCGGTGAATTCCACTTGGTACTCAGCTCCGCGGTAGACTTCCTTGTGGCCGTGCTGGCGGCCGAATCCCCTGACTTCGGTGATGGTCATGCCCTTGATGCCCAAGCCGGTGAGAGCCGACTTCACTTCTTCCAGCTTGTGAGGCCTGGTGATGATCTCGATCTTTTTCATTCCGGACTCCTTGGCTGGCTGCATGGAAAACAAGCTTCAGCATTTTGTGATTGAGCCGTCAGTGTATGCGCCAGGCAGTTGCCTGGCGCAGGTGTTTTCGGTGTGCGCTCAGTGGAACATGCGCAACACTCTATCGGTCAGATGTCGAAAGATGTTGCCTTCATCAATGGTGCGCATCGCGACGAGCGGGTGAGTGGCGACGGGTTCATCGCCGAGGAAAAGCTGCAGTTCTCCCACCGTGTCGCCAATATTGACCGGAGCTTGAATATGTTCCGATACAACCATTTCAAGGCGAAGGTTATCCTGGCTGCCCCTGGGGATGGATGCGAAGAAGTCCGTGGCGACGCCTACGGGCAATCGCGTTTCTGAACCAAACCAGATCCGGGGGTCAACAATCGTCTGGCCGGAACTTCGGACAAGTACGGTTTCAAACTGGCGGAACCCCCAGTTCAGGAGAGCCTGGGATTGATCGGCACGGGCCAGGCCGCCCTGGCGGGTGTTGGGTGCGTCAATGCCCATAACCACGGCGACAAGGCGCATGTCGTCGCGCTTGGCGGAAGTCACCAGATTGTATCCGGCGGCCGATGTCCACCCGGTTTTGACGCCGTCCACCGATGGGTCACGTCCAAGAAGGAGATTGCGATTGTATTGCCTGATATTGTTGAAGGTGAATTCACGCTCGGAGTAGAAGCTGTAATATTCTGGAAAGTTAATGATCAGTTTCCTGGCCAGGGTGACGATGTCCCTGGCTGTTGTGTATTGCTCCTGTGTACTGGGCAGGCCGTGGCTGTTCTGGAACTGGGTGTTGGTCAGACCCAACTCCAGCGCCTGCGCGTTCATCAGGTCGACAAAAGCCGCTTCGGTTCCGGCAATTCGTTCGGCCAGGGCAACGCACGCATCGTTGCCGGACTGGACGATCATGCCCCGGATCAGATCTTCCACTGTAACCAAACTGCCCACGTCGATGTACATCCGGGAAGCTCCGGTCATTCCCGTGCGCCAAGCCTGCTCGCTGACGTGGACGAGTTCATCCATGGCCAGATTCCCGTTTTGCAATTGGCGGAAGACGAGATAAGCAGTCATGATTTTTGTCAAACTGGCCGGTTCGACCCGTTCATCGGCGTCTTTACCAGCCAAGGTCGCGCCGCTGTCGGCGTCCATCAGAAAAAAGTTGCGGGCGGTGAGACCGGAAGGCGGATCGACCAGCAGGCGAGCCTGGGCCGATGCCGCAAACAAAAGAAACAGCAGAAAGAAAATCAATGTTCGTTGTAATCGCATACCCTTAGCCTTGAATAAAAAGAGATGATTATTGAGGGACCTTGAAGACGATGAATTCGGGATTGTCCGGCGGGCTGCGCCGTCCCGAATCCCCAGAATACGGCAGCTCGCGCGTCAAAGCAACACATGGCGAAAGCTGGCGACACACGGCAGCACTTGTGCAAATGCCGTTCGTGGTGGCGCTTGAAAATGATTTTCGAAATTCCTTGACATTGATATTTGTTATCAGTACTTACCTTCTTCCCGGTTTCATCCATGTGATCATGGAGTTCAGTCTATTGAGCTGCAAAAATAATTAGCTGGAGGGGGCGTGATGTTTCAGAGATTTCGTAAACAGAAGCGCAAATTTGGTGCGGGTTGTTCGGATTGCTCGTCCGAAACGCAAGGCGTCAGGGGAAGCGATCAAATCCTGACGCAGGTTGGCAATGGATGCCGCTGCCGAATTCGTCGACATCGAGCTGTTGGGGCCATCCGCCAGCGGCTGCTTGATCTCGGTTTTGTACCCAATGCGGAAGTTGAAATGATCCGGTGCGCCACTCTGGGTGATCCACTGGAAATGCGCGTGGGCGACTACTACGTCACATTGCGCAAGCGCGAAGCGGATCTGATCGACGTAAAAACCGCTTAATAATGTTTATAGGCGCGAGCCGACTTCCGGTGCGGAAACGTACGCTTTTCTTTTGATGTTGAAAATCATTTGCTTTCTGTTGTTAACTTGCCGGCATCTGTGAAAGTTGAAGGATCTATGTCCGATATCAAGAAGAACATCATTACCGGGTTGGCCGGCCAGCAAAATGCGGGCAAATCGACCATCTTCAACATGCTTACCGGGGCGAACCAGCATATTGCCAACTACCCCGGCGTGACCGTGGATAAAAAGGTCGGCAGTTATCGCGACGAGTTGGGGAAGGTGGAAGTGGTCGACCTTCCGGGAACCTATAGCCTGACCTCCTTTTCCCTGGAAGAGCGGGTGGCTCGGGACTTTTTGCTCCGGGAAAAACCGGGTGCGATCATCAACGTCATCGATGCTTCCAGCCTACGGCGCGGCCTGTACTTCACCTTTCAGATTCTGGAAATGTCCTTTCCCGTGGTCATGGCCCTGAACATGGTGGACGTGGCCGAGTCCAACGGCCGGCGGGTGAACCACGAGAAGTTGGCCCAATTGCTGGGGATCGAGGTCGTCCCGACAGTGGGGCGCAAGGGGAAGGGCAAGACCGAACTGCGTCAGGCCGTGCGCCGAACGGCTCAGGAACGGCGAAACAGCGACGAAGAGTCGTGGGATCGCCACGCTCTGAGGATCAACTACGAAGAACTTGAGGGAGATATCGTCGAGATCCATGAGCGGCTCATGGAATCGAAAAGTATGGGCAAGGTCGTTCCGTTGCGATGGATGGCCGTCAAGCTTCTGGAGGGCGACGCCGAGGCCCAGAAGATTCTTCGGATGCATCATCAAGACGCCGAGGAGATCCTGGACGCCGTTTCCTTGGCTTCCAGCTCTTTTCAGC
Proteins encoded in this region:
- a CDS encoding aminotransferase class I/II-fold pyridoxal phosphate-dependent enzyme, encoding MELRDLLALEPDAGERFLSLWLGYTESLGNPELRQVIAAMYERVAADQVLVHAGAEEAIFNFMNVALRSGDHVIVHAPYYQSLGEVARSIGAEVSEWRGDPAQAWELDLEVFKAALTPRTKAAVINFPHNPTGFLPRIEFVRALSELSEQHGFIIFSDEVYRGLELDPSHRLPAFADLNHRAVSLGVMSKTYGLAGLRIGWIATRNELLFNEMAAFKDYTTICNSAPSEFLAALALRNAKSIVERNLGIIRKNLDHLDAFFAHRPDLFTWNRPKAGSLAFPALLKGDVERFCADLVEKAGILLLPGTLYGSGTNCFRIGFGRKNVPHVLQRFDEYLKKVPST
- a CDS encoding P-II family nitrogen regulator; protein product: MKKIEIITRPHKLEEVKSALTGLGIKGMTITEVRGFGRQHGHKEVYRGAEYQVEFTAKIKIEVVVDDSMTNDVIQIVQETAKTGKIGDGKIFVLPVEDVIRIRTGETGIEAI
- a CDS encoding D-alanyl-D-alanine carboxypeptidase family protein encodes the protein MRLQRTLIFFLLFLLFAASAQARLLVDPPSGLTARNFFLMDADSGATLAGKDADERVEPASLTKIMTAYLVFRQLQNGNLAMDELVHVSEQAWRTGMTGASRMYIDVGSLVTVEDLIRGMIVQSGNDACVALAERIAGTEAAFVDLMNAQALELGLTNTQFQNSHGLPSTQEQYTTARDIVTLARKLIINFPEYYSFYSEREFTFNNIRQYNRNLLLGRDPSVDGVKTGWTSAAGYNLVTSAKRDDMRLVAVVMGIDAPNTRQGGLARADQSQALLNWGFRQFETVLVRSSGQTIVDPRIWFGSETRLPVGVATDFFASIPRGSQDNLRLEMVVSEHIQAPVNIGDTVGELQLFLGDEPVATHPLVAMRTIDEGNIFRHLTDRVLRMFH
- a CDS encoding FeoA family protein, encoding MFQRFRKQKRKFGAGCSDCSSETQGVRGSDQILTQVGNGCRCRIRRHRAVGAIRQRLLDLGFVPNAEVEMIRCATLGDPLEMRVGDYYVTLRKREADLIDVKTA